The DNA window GTGCTGACCAAACAGCAGCTGCCGCGCCGGCTGGAACGCCTCCCCGAGCGTGGCAACCTCGAGGGACACTGCCACGTACACGCCGCCGCCAAGCAGGGCGGCCAGACCGAGCACACCAGCCACGAGCGGCCAGCGCCTCGAGGCGCCCGCCCGCGCCCAATCGCGCTCGGCCTCGGCGGCCTCGGCGGTCGCGCGGAGGTGCTCTTCCATCGGGTCGACAGCGCGGTACGCCCCGGAAATCGACATGCGCTGGCTTCCCGGCAGCGAAGCGCGCACGTCTCCTGCGAAGGAGTTGCGAGCGGGATCGGAGCTCGGCGGAACCATGTCGCGCACGGAAGGCACGCCAGAGACTCGATCACCGAACGCAGGCGCAGAGGGCTCGGGCGGCATCATCAGCTCTGGCGGCAGCCCATCGGCCGGAGGCGCAACGCTGATGGGGACGTCGATCTCGACGCTCTCGCCCCGCGCGATGGCCGCCAGCGCGACTTCGACCTCGGTCATGGAACCGAAGCGCTCCTGGGCCTGTTTTGCCAGGCACTTCAGCACGAGGTTCTCCAAGCCCGCAGGCACCTCCAGCTCCGGCACCACTTCGGCGAAGCGACGTGGCGGCTCGTTCAGGTGCATCGACAGGATCGTGAGCGGGTTCTCCGTGTCGAACGGGACGCGTCCCACGATCATCTCGTACAGGATGACCCCGAGTGAATAGATGTCGGTGCGGTGGTCGACCGGGCTGCCACGGCACTGCTCGGGCGACATGTAGTGGGGCGTGCCGAACACCGCACCGGCGCGCGTGATCTTGTTGTCGATCCCGACCACCTTTGCGATGCCGAAATCCAAGATTTTTACGAACTCTTGCCCGTCCTTTTGGATCAGGAACAGGTTGTCGGGTTTCAGGTCGCGGTGGACGATCTGCTCCTCGTGCGCCGCAGCAAGCCCCTCCGCGATCTGGCGACCGAGCACGACGACGCGCTCCGGCTCCAGCCGACCCCGCGAAATGCAGGCACCGAACGTCTCGCCTTCGAGGTACTCCATGGCGAAGTAGGTCGAGCCGTCGGGCACCTCTCCGAAGTCGAAGACGTCGACGATGTGAGCGTTGCCGATCCCCGACGCCGCCTTGGCTTCGGTCACGAAGCGGCCGAGCACTTCGGAGTTCTTGGCCAGATCGGAGCGCAAGATCTTGAGCGCAGCTGGGCGATCGAACACCTTGCGCGTGCACTTGTAGACCACGCCCATGCCACCCTCGCCGAGTATGGACTCCACGATGTAGCGGCCGTCGATGGTGGTCCCGATGTATTTGTCCGGTTCGCGCCCGGAGGGCGGTCCGGAGAGCATCCCGACGCCGCTTGGTGGAACCGCGGCCTTCACGCGCTCGTGAGTCACGTCCCGGGCGTGCGGTGGTGCTAGCAACGTCTCTTGCTCGCGCGCGGCGGCGGCAGCACTTCCGGCGCGGGGCGGAGGGGGTGCGCCGGCCGCGGGTCGCGGAGGAGGTGCGTCCCGCGCAGGTTTCGGCGGCGGTGCACCAGCCATGCGGGGCGGAGGCGGCGCCCCGGCCGCGGGTCGCGGCGGCGGCAGGGCGGCGCCAGACTCACCCGCGGCCGATGGCGCTGGCTCCCGACCGACAACGGGCCGCGGCCCTGCCCGCTTGGGAACGGGCGGCGGCCCGCCAGCTCGACCGGGGGGCTTTCCGGGGGGTTGGTTGCCTGCCATCTCTAGCGCATGCGCCGGGAAGCGCGAGCCTCGAAGCTTACCACTTTCGAGACCGGCGACGCCATGCCGGCGATCGGCCCTTTGCCCGGGGCCAAACGCCTCAGACCCAGGGGGTTTGTCGCCCGCCCGCCCGCCGCCAAACCCGCCTGAATCAGGGGCAGAAGTTCGGGTCGACGAGCTCCCTCAGGGCCAGCATGTCGCCCAGCGCCTCGAGTCGCCCGAGGGCGGACAGCTCGAGCTGCCGGATGCGCTCCCGCGTCAGGTTCAGGATCCCGCCGACGTCCTCGAGCGTGGTCGCTCCGTTCTCGGCCACGTCCAGTGCGCAGGACACCGGCATGTCCCAGACTTCGAGGTCGGGGAAGTTGAGCTTGATCGCACCCGTTCGCGGCGAGACATCGAGGTAGAGGTGGTGCCGGCACGAGACGTGGGGGCACGGCCGAGGTCCACTCTCACATTCGCCCCGAGTCTTCGGACGGAGTGCGTCGAGCCTAGCTCTGATTTCGCGTCCGAGCTCCGATTCGTTGCGCGACATGCGCTTCACACTCAAGGTGCGAGCGCGGACCGCGCGCTTGCGCCGCGAGCGCCGACGGTCCCGGGACTCCCGTCGCTCGTGCGCTGAACTCTCCGCCATGGAATGGCCGTCGCTCGGGCTGTGTTCCACCTGACCCACCACGCATCCTCCCCAGTCGCGCTCTTGAATGCCCGAACCGAACGCGAATGGAAATAGGCGATGTGCAGTCGCAGGTCAGAATGGAAGGACAACGTGGGACATGGATGACATGGACCTACACGG is part of the Myxococcales bacterium genome and encodes:
- a CDS encoding serine/threonine protein kinase; this translates as MAGAPPPKPARDAPPPRPAAGAPPPPRAGSAAAAAREQETLLAPPHARDVTHERVKAAVPPSGVGMLSGPPSGREPDKYIGTTIDGRYIVESILGEGGMGVVYKCTRKVFDRPAALKILRSDLAKNSEVLGRFVTEAKAASGIGNAHIVDVFDFGEVPDGSTYFAMEYLEGETFGACISRGRLEPERVVVLGRQIAEGLAAAHEEQIVHRDLKPDNLFLIQKDGQEFVKILDFGIAKVVGIDNKITRAGAVFGTPHYMSPEQCRGSPVDHRTDIYSLGVILYEMIVGRVPFDTENPLTILSMHLNEPPRRFAEVVPELEVPAGLENLVLKCLAKQAQERFGSMTEVEVALAAIARGESVEIDVPISVAPPADGLPPELMMPPEPSAPAFGDRVSGVPSVRDMVPPSSDPARNSFAGDVRASLPGSQRMSISGAYRAVDPMEEHLRATAEAAEAERDWARAGASRRWPLVAGVLGLAALLGGGVYVAVSLEVATLGEAFQPARQLLFGQHFEATTEAEGAQTVPVAVVLSPIDAHVFLDGKDLGGMPLEVPVKKGGKVEVEVKRDGYWTRKATLDTEQATVTIRLAPIHAGRAVAAASGLPKAALGKPGVDKPGPDNPALPKAGIEKAPPPAPPAPEAE
- a CDS encoding DNA-binding protein, with amino-acid sequence MAESSAHERRESRDRRRSRRKRAVRARTLSVKRMSRNESELGREIRARLDALRPKTRGECESGPRPCPHVSCRHHLYLDVSPRTGAIKLNFPDLEVWDMPVSCALDVAENGATTLEDVGGILNLTRERIRQLELSALGRLEALGDMLALRELVDPNFCP